The DNA region TATCCTCGAACTGaagtccgtgatgatgaatattttttgagtattaatacatcaagaaaatggtacgaggatgatccatttattttaacttctcaagcatctcaggTATTCTGCTTAGATGACCTgaagttaggaaatcaatggcgagtagtacaaaaatattctccaagaaatatatatgatgttatccctcaggcggaaaggcgagatgaagaagaagatgataccTCTACTCAAGAAACATACtaagagagtcagcccgtctttaatttgtttgtggatttgagccagtataagatgattccattaaatagagaagatattgaggctaaaattgttgatgcgacacttgagcaaaatgttaaTAATTCATCTAAAGTATCTACAGATGATGAGACTAAATTGTCAAATGATATTGATAAAGAcagtgattgacgaattatgttttcacattacgtgatgatgagcactattttatttaatgaatattctatcagttttttaaaattatgcctctgaagagaaaggaagttcgcaacccatctccacctgttcctagctctccttcagactcaccattagagattgactctacagaataaggtaaaattttaatagtcataaaagttattaattaaggttataatagaaaatggattacaatgttatatatcatgatgacttcacagtacaatctcgtcaaagTTGAGGCACTACTAGAGGCATGATGTTGGAAAAATATCATAAGGTGGGTAAAATCAAGGTTAACATTCTTGACAAATATACCGGAGGTGAAGGACAACCACCAGCTtcgcttgcatcgcatgtggctgctcttacacgaacttatgtacctttggcaacaagttcatggaagaaagtcccccaagatgttaaagagcttatcaagaagcgttgtttggtaatgtttaaaatAGATAGTGAgttggtaaattttttttattttacttaaagttagaatattataaatgataatatgtttgtcttaatttttttttacaggatgatttcgaattaaattttggtcggagagaggagagtaagactgtggaagagcttatgagtaatgcattccgtaAATATAAGGCGATGTGTCATGAGCACTATAATAAATTCGAAAATATGGAAGATGCatgccaacatccttttcaagatgtcaaACCTTCtaattgggaaaaactttgtgacatatttgaggatccatcatataaggtataattatattaattattttagtcatcctatttttaattttgctttctaatattttcaattcctatgtaggagcgaaattctataaacaaaacaaatagatcgaaattggagattactcatcatgcaggctcaagatctttccatcgcctctctaagaaattggtattgctatttttttttttttttatatagttaactgaatatatgaatcctaatgactttatatcttcataaatatttattacagcaagattcagatgccaattatgatctgacaaaattatatgctgcatcacatattaatcgtaatggagagtggagtcatcctgatgcccgtgagaattatgtaagtattataaattgttctaaataaatatattagaatttatgatgatattaactatttatcttatgtataggataaaatggttgccataAGTAgtgaatctgcgtcagatcaaaactcctcaacaaatgaAGTTGATATTTTCACACAAGTTCTGAGTCAatgttcaggatatttgaggggtttgggtcactgtgtaaaaccttctccctctttctcttcttccgAGTAAGCCTCTGCGGCCTCTATAGTGTAAGAGAATTCGAATCGCAGAATTGGTTGCAAGGCAGCATGAGTTAGAAACTCAATTGGCGAAACGAGGAGAGATAGAGACGAGCCTCAAATaacatgaagaacaacaagaacaGTTCAGGAGAGAAATGCAGCTCCAAATGcagcagcttatgcaacagtataggcctccaagcaactgatggttttttacgtatagattatgacattatctaattatgtataaaCAATGCCAGTCTCGTGGTTATTTATtagttcgcacttattataaaatttttgtgagTACTAAATTGTTTCTaatgtatgtttttcaaatcttatgaatgtcaaattggttttttattattatgagattgtaataaaaaatagttttcgttCGAATGaccatgtaacgttcgaacattattgaTTGAGCCGTTCGAACTACATCAGATTGGtcaaaaaacgttcgaacgcaATTCATTAACGTACTGTTCGAACATAACTCAACACCGTTCAATCCATTTACAGTTTGATCTTTtcttttaacgttcgaacgaaaATCTCTTTTATACTGTTCGAACGTTATCAAAATGtgtgatcgtttgaacgtattttCATAACCGTTCCaccaatttaatttaattcgaGCGCCCAATGTATTACCATTCGAACGTCATTCTGGAATGAAATTGAACTGTGACAAATAACTAACTccttcgaacggtatcgaaaggtcaatttcaaaatcgtcccTAAAGATATTTTCTAgaaggaaatgatgatttttgtcccaaaataccttctgggacagtgatgttagGATGACCTTGGGACGatttttttttgtcccaaaatattTTCTGGGACGAAAAATGAAcaatttgggatgaaatttttcatcccaaaaaaacgtttttgttgtagtgatacttgttagttttataatttttataaaatttagattgattatttatctaatttcttaattattgaattttattcaacaattaaaaaataaacaactttgGCTCTACTCAACTCAGCTTGGCTCAACTCGACTCGACTCAATTTAACTcagtttaaatttaagtatttttaatcaAGTCGAACTCGACAAGTTAAAAATTGACTCACCTCGACTCAACTCGATTAGATTACAATACTAATTTTAAGGTAGATCATCTTtcaatccaaataaaacttaaatGAAAGAGCGAAAGAGGACACAGTTACTTTTGTGATCACTGAGAGGAGTAAGGCCATGCAGTTGGAAATTACAGGGATGGGGCTAGATTTTGGCTTTGTGAGTTAGGAAAAGTAAGGTAAAAGGTAATTAAGTGAATCTTGGAGACCAAACCTAGAATTTTACAAATGGTGAGAACTTGCTCGCTGGTTGCTTAAGGATATTGATGATAAATGCATACTCAAGGTACGTACAAACTGGGGTGGAGGGGTGATAAGTTTACGTGGAGCAACAAGCATACAGACGAAACTTTCACTAAAGAGAGACTAGATAGAGCTGTTGTCAATGCAAAATGGAAGTCTTCCTTTCAGGAAAGCTGGGTCGAGGTTTTGACAGCAAGGTGCTCAGATCATAGACCATTATTATGGTGTATGCATCAGACCAGAAACAGTGGTATAAGGAGGAGAAGAGTATTTAGATATGAAGCCAGTTGGGCCTTGGAAGAGGAATGTAATGAAGTTCTAAAAAGAGTATGGAATCAGGAGGGGGAATCCAATCTTTTATCAAAACTTGAGAGCAGTAAGGTAACTTTGCTGAAGTGGAACAGAATCAAGATGTCAGTCTCAGAGAAGGAAATTCAGGACAGAACAGATGAGCTGAGGTTACTACAATTGAATGAAAGTAGAGGCAATATTCCAGAAATCAAGAGTCTGCAGAAAGAGTTGGAAAAGCTATTAGAACAAAAAGATATGCAGTGGAGGCAACGAGCAAAGCAAAATTGGTATCAGCTTGGGGATAGAAACACAAGATTTTTTCATAGCTGTGCCacccaaagaaaaataaaaaataaaatagtggaAGTAAGGGGGGAAGATGATAGGTGCTGGTCAAATCAAGAAGGGGTTGAGTTAGCTTTTAACCACTATTTTGGGAAGGTCTTTACCTCTTCATATCCAAGTGCTGAAGATATTGACTTTTGTATTGCTCATATGGAAACACGGGTTACCAATCATATGAATGAAGGCTTATCAAGGGATTTTACTAGAATGGAGGTTGAGGAGGCTCTTAATCAAATGGCACCATTCAAATCCTCGAGACCTGATGGATTTGGTGCCTGTTTCTACCAAAATCATTGGCATGTGATTGGAGATGAAGTCAGTAAGGCAGTGCTCTCTTGGCTAAATGGTAATTCCTTTGATCCTTCCCTTAATCATACTTTTATAGTTCTTATTCCTAAAGTTAAGAGTCCTGCTTATGTAAGTGAATACAGGCCcattagtttgtgtaatgtggCCTACAAAATCATGGCCAAAGTAGTGGCAAATACAATGAAGAAACTCATGAAtgttatcatttctcaaaaccaaaGTACTTTCGTACCGGAAAGGTTGATAACTGACAACATCATGATAGCATATGAACTCTTGCATGCTATGAAAGCTAGGAAGAAGGGGAGAATGGGAACCATGGCTATTAAGTTAGATATGTCGAAAGCTTATGATCGAGTAGAATGGGTGTTCTTAAAGGCTGTTATGCTGAAAATGGGTTTTTGTTCAAAATGGATTGAGATCATTATGAGATGTGTAACAACTGTCTCTTACTCTGTTATGGTTAATGGCCAGCTAGGCCCAAGGTTTTATCCATCAAGAGGtttaagacaaggagacccaCTGTCTCCTTATCTTTTCTTACTATGTGCTAAAGGTCTTTCAACTCTCTTGAATTATTCTGAGGTGCGTGGGGTAATAAGGGGTATTAATGTGGCCAGAGGAGGATGTAGAATCAATCATCTCTTGTTTGCTGATGATTGTGTGCTTTTTGGCAAGGCAACTGTAGATGAATGGAAGAGAATACAAGCTCTGTTACAAACCTATGAAAAAGCTTCTGGTCAGGTTCTTAACAAGGAAAAATCAGCACTCTTTTTTAGCTCCAACACTAAACTGAGTGATCAAACTCTTATAAGAAATGCTAGAGGTTCTGTGATGGTGGGAtcttatgagaaatatttgggacTGCCTTCAGTTGTAGGCAGATCCAAATACTACACGTTTAGGGGCATAAAGGAGAGAGTATGGAGAAAGGTGACAAACTGAAAAAATTCTTTCCTCTCTACAGCAGGGAAAGAGATTCTCATCAAGGCTGTATTACAAGCAGTCCCAACTTATACTATGAGTGTATTCTTATTCCCAAAAAGACTCTGCAATGAATTGAATGGGCTTTTAGCTAAATTCTGGTGGGGCAATCAGAATAATGGGAAAGGGATGCATTGGGGCAGCTGGGATAGATTGGGGCAGCAGAAAAAAGATGGAGGTATGGGCTTCAGAAACACAGAGTGTTTTAACTTGGCTTTGCTTGCCAAGCAAGGATGGAGAATCCTTTCAAACCCCAAAAGCTTAGTGTCTCAGATCTATAAGCAGAAATATTTTAAAGGTTCCTCCTTCTTGGAAGCCAAACTGGGCAGCAGTCCTTCATATATCTGGAGAAGCATATGGAAGGCCTCTGAGCTTATTAAAGAAGGACTGAGGTGGAGAGTAGGAAATGGGGAGAAAATCAAGATTTGGAAGGATAAATGGCTCAATGTACCAACTAGCTTTCGAGTTCAGTCACCAGTAATGAGATTGCACAAGGAAGCAAGGGTGGAAGAGCTTATTGTGAAAGAAGGGAAGATATGGAATGAGAATTTAATCCGAGGAATTTTTGTAGAGAGTGAGGTGGAACAAATTCTTAGTATACCACTAAGTAAAATGGGGAGTGAAGATAAGATGGTTTGGGGTCCTTCCAACAAGGGCATATTTTCAGTTAGGAGTGCTTATTTTATGGAGATGGATAGGAGGAGGAGGAGTAAAGGGGAGACTTCTGCTGAGTTTTCCTCTGATAAGAGGTGGGGCAGATTTGGGAACTAAACATTCCAGAGAAAATGAAGATCTTCCTATGGAGAGCAGGGAATAACTTTATAGCTACAAGAAACAACCtgagaaccaaaaaaatagTGGAATGTGATCTGTGTCCAGTTTGCAAGGTTCAACAGGAGTCGGTTATCCATGTATTGTGGCAATGTGCTGCATCTACTGATGTATGGGCAGAATCAGGCTCAAAAGTGCAGAAATGGAGAACATCTGAATCTAGCTTCATGGAGTTGATTGGAAATTTGTCACTGGCTCTTTCTAAGGAGGAAATGGAGGAGGTGGCAATGATAATGAGAAGCATATGGTACAGAAGGAACCAGCTGGTCTTTGAAAATAACTTTATCTCACCAAGTCAACTCAGAACTGAAGCAGGGGAACAGCTTAGACAATTTCAGATGCCTCTAAATTTGGTAAAGCAGAATAATCAAGAAAGGGAAAGCATGAGGCAACAAAAATGGATAAAACCTGGAAGTGGTAATGTGAAGGCAAACTGGGATGCAGGATATGATAAAAATCAGAAAAGAGGTGGGTTTGGGATTGCCATAAGGGATGAGAAGGGGGAAGCTCTAACCATATGCTGTGGCCAGAAAACTAACATTCTAAGTCCAGTAACTGCAGAATGCTTAGCTTTGTGGAGAGCTATGGAGTTATGCAGTGATCTCGGCTTTGGCA from Carya illinoinensis cultivar Pawnee chromosome 6, C.illinoinensisPawnee_v1, whole genome shotgun sequence includes:
- the LOC122313647 gene encoding uncharacterized mitochondrial protein AtMg00310-like, which encodes MSVFLFPKRLCNELNGLLAKFWWGNQNNGKGMHWGSWDRLGQQKKDGGMGFRNTECFNLALLAKQGWRILSNPKSLVSQIYKQKYFKGSSFLEAKLGSSPSYIWRSIWKASELIKEGLRWRVGNGEKIKIWKDKWLNVPTSFRVQSPVMRLHKEARVEELIVKEGKIWNENLIRGIFVESEVEQILSIPLSKMGSEDKMVWGPSNKGIFSVRSAYFMEMDRRRRSKGETSAEFSSDKRWGRFGN